In Rhodoferax sediminis, the sequence GGTTGTGATGTCAGCTGCAGCCTCGAGCATTACCGAGGCATCGCCCTTCATCGTCCGCACCAGCTTCACGCTGCCGCAAGTGACCGTAGGCATTGCTGACTGGGCGCCGAAAAACGGTATCAAGAAAGTGGTGACCCTGGTGAGCGACTACGCTCCGGGCATCGATGCCGAGCGCTATTTCAAAGATCGCTTTGCATTGAATGACGGCGAAGTCACGGGGAGCCTGCGAGTGCCGCTGCGCAATCCGGACTTTTCACCGTTCCTGCAGAAAGCGCGTGACCTGAAGCCTGACGCCATTTTCATTTTCGTACCCGCGCCCGAGGGCCCGTCATTGGTCAAGCAGTTCACCGAGCGAGGTATGGACAAGGCTGGTATCAAGTTGATCGGGACAGGCGACGTGGTGGACGATGACACCCTGAACGACATGGGTGACGGCGCGCTGGGTATCGTGACTTCGCACCACTACTCGGCGGCGCACAAGTCGGCGGCTAACCAGAAGTTCGTGGCGGCCTTTGCCAAGGCCAACAAGGGCATGCGTCCCAACTTCATGGCTGTTGGTGGCTATGACGGCATGCGCGTGATTGTCGAGGCCATGAGGAAAACCGGCGGCAAGGGCGGTGGTGATGCATTGCTGGCGGCCATGAAGGGCCAGACTTTTGAAAGCCCGCGGGGCCCGCTCCTCATCGACGCTCAAACCCGAGACATAGTCCAAAACGTCTACATACGCAAAGTGGAGAAAGTCAATGGCCAGCTCTACAACGTGGAGATGGAAACCATCAAGGACGTCAAGAACACCGGCACAGGCAAGTAAGCACCTGCTGCAGAAATGCGCCTGAAGGGAAGGCTGCGTACTGTACCGAAGGCCTGCGGCACCACGATGAGAAGTAGCCAGCTGACAGGAGTGCCTTA encodes:
- a CDS encoding ABC transporter substrate-binding protein, with the translated sequence MHKRAFFTAVAFAVTAFGTTHSLAQQNTFKIGLILPMTGPFAQVGKQIQAAVALYLAETGGAVSGRKIEVILKDDTGTPASSKRIAQELIVNDKVDVLAGFALTPSALAAAPLATESRTPMVVMSAAASSITEASPFIVRTSFTLPQVTVGIADWAPKNGIKKVVTLVSDYAPGIDAERYFKDRFALNDGEVTGSLRVPLRNPDFSPFLQKARDLKPDAIFIFVPAPEGPSLVKQFTERGMDKAGIKLIGTGDVVDDDTLNDMGDGALGIVTSHHYSAAHKSAANQKFVAAFAKANKGMRPNFMAVGGYDGMRVIVEAMRKTGGKGGGDALLAAMKGQTFESPRGPLLIDAQTRDIVQNVYIRKVEKVNGQLYNVEMETIKDVKNTGTGK